One Triticum dicoccoides isolate Atlit2015 ecotype Zavitan chromosome 4B, WEW_v2.0, whole genome shotgun sequence genomic window carries:
- the LOC119292690 gene encoding protein transport protein Sec61 subunit alpha-like, protein MADRWLELPNLALQVVGILPEVQRPSSMVPRCQKVAYTAVSLLIYLVGSQLPVYGYGVRSPSVADSQYWVDMPDCNSVMSAGIMPLVLSEAVLHFLLWCKVLRANNPEDRMLLSRVQKLVGIIFAADFSVCRVLISPILGKLTLGQSILIVLQHFFGSVIVIYLDDLLKKGYGFLSSIPLFSATDICTSIFWKAFSPCIIKLYGGQHGDQHGEALTSSLIHRFVGNGNYKLSSIF, encoded by the exons ATGGCAGATCGCTGGCTGGAGCTGCCCAATCTGGCCCTGCAAGTGGTGGGGATCTTACCGGAGGTCCAGAGGCCTAGCAGCATGGTCCCTCGCTGCCAGAAGGTGGCTTACACGGCCGTTTCCCTCCTCATCTACCTTGTCGGCAGCCAACTGCCTGTGTATGGATATGGAGTCCGTTCTCCATCGGTTGCTGACTCTCAGTACTGGGTTGACATGCCCGACTGCAACTCCGTCATGTCTGCTGGGATCATGCCCCTCGTTCTGTCTGAGGCGGTGCTTCATTTCCTTCTGTGGTGTAAGGTTCTTAGAGCAAACAATCCTGAGGACCGGATGCTCCT GAGTCGGGTGCAGAAGTTGGTTGGGATAATTTTTGCCGCTGATTTCTCAGTCTGCAGGGTGCTAATCTCACCTATCTTGGGCAAACTGACCTTAGGGCAGTCAATTCTGATCGTGCTTCAGCATTTCTTTGGAAGTGTCATCGTCATTTATCTTGATGATCTCCTTAAAAAGGGATATGGGTTTCTTTCGAGTATCCCCTTGTTCAGTGCCACCGACATTTG TACAAGTATTTTCTGGAAAGCTTTTAGCCCCTGTATCATAAAGCTATACGGTGGGCAGCATGGTGATCAACATGGGGAAGCTCTCACTTCCTCCCTTATTCATCGATTCGTTGGTAATGGAAACTACAAATTGTCTTCGAT ATTCTGA